The following DNA comes from Triticum aestivum cultivar Chinese Spring unplaced genomic scaffold, IWGSC CS RefSeq v2.1 scaffold144477, whole genome shotgun sequence.
AGTTTAGTTTAGCAGCACTCCCTCTGTCTAAGTTCAATCTTTGAACAACAATAATCTAACAACACTATATTGTTACTAAAATAAGTTTCTTATGGTTTTCTTTTTGCAACCATTCAGAAACACTGAAGAAGAAATTTTATGATCTTATTATGTGTTGGTGCAGTACTTGAAACCACTGTTTCGATACTCGGAAAGAAGAACGTTAGTCGTAATTGATGCCTGTCGTGCTCAAATTTGACTGATGGGTCAATGATTCACAGTCACACATATGGAGCCAGACAAGGCAATTGCAACAACCAGCACAGATAGCTGctgctttttttttatttttcatcaaaAGCATATACCAACCAAGCAAACATGAGCAGCCGAGCTGTTTCTTAGTTCAGATAGTAGTACATAGCAAACACTCTCAAATATGACAGTTTCAAACTCACATGCATGCAGGCACACATAAGAAAGTTTCAAACTCATAGCAAGCTACCACTCATCAAAGCCACACACACACTCTGCTTCTTATTTGCAAGCCACAACATAATATAAGGTGAGAGCCACCATAAGCTCACACACAAGGCATTGTTGGCAACAAGGCCACACAATAGCAATCCCAGCAAGCACACAAGAAAATCAAGCCGTCTAGCGCTGCAAGGAACACGGCGGTGCAGAGTTTTCACCTACTAGGCAAGAAAaaccaaaatggtgagtaacatGATAAGTTGAGAACAGAAACAATGTTGCATTCTGTAATACGCATACGTCGTACCTGAGGACGGAGACCCTGGGCAGCTTCTCCTTGTAGTAGCGCGAGTGGACCGGCGTCTCAAATTGGTCGGGGAGGTGGTCGGCGTCCCACTCCAGGGCGTCCCACACGTCCTTCTCGATCTCGATGGTCGGCTTCTTCTCGCCTGGGCTTCTGCCCCTCACAGATGGCAACCGGCGTAAGCTCCAACACCCCTTGATCTTGATGGTCTGGAGCGCTGGTGCCAACAAGCTGACCTCGCATATCTTCTGCAGCTTTGGGAGGTCGTGCAGGTGGATGGTGGTCAGCTTCGGGCATGGCAAAATGCGGGGGCGATTTCTGCCTATTCCTGTTTGGACCATTTCGTCCTGCATGAAGACGTGGTTGAGATCACCGCCGCAGTGGATGATGTAGAGGGTTTCCAAGCTGGGCAAGGACCAAAACCGCATGGGGAGCACGAACTGGAGGCTGGGGCAAAAGCACAAGTGTAGGTGCTGCAGATTACTGAAGCCTTTAGGGTCTATTTTACTTAACCAATTGGTCATCCACCAGCCTGCCAAGCCTGCCATATACTCATGCGAACGCAAAGGGAAGCAGGTATTCAACTTGGGGCACCTCTCCACGCAGCACCACCTAAGGTATTTCCACAGATTAGGATTATGACCTTGAGGAGTAATAGCACGTGTGGAGACGTCATGGAAGTGCAGGGATTCAGCATACAATCCCATGAATGAATCTAGTGATTCCTTGAGATGTCTCTCCATGTGGCACCTCCCTTGAGAAATCTCTATATGTCGATCCAACTTTGGAGTCGCTGCTGGTGGCAGAAAAACTTGTACCAGGGGATCGCCAACCATCCTCAGGACATCACTGTATCGGCTTGCTAGACGAATAAGCTGTTGCGGGTTCTCTTGATCACTTGGACCAACTTTATCCTTGCTAGTTGCTTCAAATTGAACAGGCGAGGAGGTGATGTGGATATTGAAAGTTACATCTTCCTTTGGACCCCATCCAAGTTCCCTCAAGGAGTGAGTAATCCTCGCATCCGCAAGGACAGCATGCACATGCAACTGGAAGGATTTATGCTTGTCAATGATAGGATACGGACACACTATTCCAGCTCGCGTGTCTATGCACACTAACTCAAGATGATCAATCTTCTCCAAAGAAATGATTGCACGAAGGTGCTTGCATCCTATTAGAAATAACCGCTTGAGCCTTGGGACCTGCACCACCATAGTCTTGAAGTCAAGCTTCTTGATCGCAGTTCCGGAGAGATCCAGTTCCACAAGGTTGGGTAACCCACGCAAGAACAGATTATCCAATTGTGTGCAGCCTACCAGGGAGATCCTCGATGTAGAGATACCCTTCTTCTCTTCATTGGGAGGTGGACGGAAATCTTTCGGAGGTAGCTCAACAGTTGATGTCCTCTGGCGAGTTGGCCCATAGCCATCAAAGCTAAAGGTCTTGAGAGAAGGAGGAAGCAGACCAGAGGCAACAATGCTTTCCAGTCCATCACAACCATCAAGTATGAGCATCTGAAGCCTGCTCGCCTTTGATAGACTTGTTGGAAGAGTTTTCATGTCAGAGTTGCCTGAAAAATCTAGTATTTTCATACTTTTCTTATCTGTGAAGGAGTTATCAACATCATTTGATGTCTCATGCTGACAAGTTGGTTTGATTATTCGGAGTCTCTCAAGGTTAGGCAGCCTCCCTTGTAACTGAGCTGTGTACCGCCAACATCTGACTCCTTCTATATTTAGTTCTGTGATGCTTTTCATAAGATCCATTTTCTCCTCAGATAAGATATTATCCCACTCTGTGTAGCGTAGGTCCAGCACCAAAAGATTATACAAGCATGCCCACTCTTGATGATTATCTGCTTCACATGTTTTGCTACGTGTACAATGGTCCAATCCAAGGAATCTGAGGTTCTGACAATGGTGAAAAGGAGGTGATGCAAAATTGAAGGCACAGAAACAGAGAACTAGCACACCAAGCTTGTTGGAATGTTCAAAGAAGCCTTTTTGCAGAGTTGGTGGGTGATCGGATCTTTCAAATGCCAAAAACAGAGATGACGTCACTGCAGGAATAGTTTGCATACCACATATTTCCATATTTTTTGATGTGACTGAAATCCAACGGTATGACCCTTCCTTATAGACATCATCATCTTTAACTACCAGAAATAaatgctcaaaatatttcatgagcATCTGAAGCACCTCATCAATCACAGTAGCATCACCCTCCCAATTTATCTCTCCATGCAATGTGTTACTAACATCCCTTGCTTTGTCCCCTTGTATGATTGCATCACATATCCAATAGTTGGAAGCATGAGCGATCCAATCAAGTTTGGTGGAAATGTGAAAAATATAATGAAGAAATAACCCATAGAGGCAACATTCTTTAACCATTGTAGGGTTGATGTCTAGCATAGATGGACTTCGAGCAACTATGGTGGCACATTGTTGATGAAGTAGTTCTTGAAACTCATAAGCTATTAATGAGCGAGCTCCCCGGAATGAATATATGAAAACATGAGTATATCTTAGATTGCTTGATATCGAAAGACGGTCAACATGGCGATGCATTGTCAAGCAGCACCTGTTGAAGGTCCATATCATCATGTTTTTACCAAACCTTGTAAGAGGAATGCCAAACGAACCAATGTCAACCTCGTCATCACTTCCATTGAGAAAAAACATCATAAATTTGGTGCCAGTCAGGGTTTGCTCAATCACTTGTGCAACACTGCCTATCTCATTCCTCGAGCTTTCACCAATTCCCTTAAAATCATCCTCTTCGTCTTGCTTATCTAGAGTAGCCATTATAGAGCGGTCAAGTGTCAGTTCCTGTGCAATTGCTCTCTGCACCGCTCTCCTGTTATTCCACTTTGAGCAATCTATGAAAATTATTCTGTCAAAGCATAGTTCCGGAATGTTTCTCCTGGATGGAAGCATTGCCGCCATGTATCTAAGAACAGCAGAGGCCCCAAATCCATCCCAACAATCAAGGCAGAATATGCGGCCCCTGAGCTGAATTATTTTGAACATCTCTTGTGCAGCTTCGTGAACATTATCGGCTCTTAAGATCTGAAGTAAAGTATGCAAGTTAGAGCATCTTTGTTAGTTTACGTTTTTTGGCAAATGGCCTAGCTTATTTGATTATAAACAAATTTGAGTACATCATTTCACTTTAACATGTACATAACACATACCCTCCATCATATATATGAATAATAATAAATCAGGGTGCATCTGTGAAGCACTCAAACGGTATTTGAACAAGCGATGGTTTGAATCACATCAACTTTTATGGCTGGGCGTGGGCCatggaaaaattattactacgtacACATTGTGATATGTAAGCGTCTACACATACGGTCTTTGTTTTTATTTACATGCCTCTACATAGGAAAACCTACCATTATAAGGACCCTCATATTGCCTGCGTTTGCCTGAATCCCCGCAACCTGTACAATCTGCAGCAACCTCACGATGCACTTACTGCCTCCATCGTTGCCGCTGTCCAGCCATGCCGATTTCCGAGCCGCGTGCTTTGGCTCTCCCTGCCGTGAACAGAGCTGTTGTGTGCCGCCAACTACTGACAGTCGCCTGAGATTGCCCTTGCGGGCTGCCCTTCCATTTTTTGGCAGGGAAAATTTGGCCTGGGCTATCCGTATTTAGTGGATTTATTTACATAGGGTCAGACAGATTAGTCTTACGTACAGGCTGATTGATGAATTGGTTGATTTAAAAATTACAAatgaattgattatttttagtttcACCATCTTTCTTACTACCTCTGTATTAAAATATAAGGCGTTTTTGTTGGCTAATTTTAATCTCCTCCATTGATTTAATCAAGGGGGTGTACTGAAGCAGATCCCTTAAAACAAAACCATGATGTAGTACTAATTATTTTTGTGAGGTAAAATAGGCAAAAAGTATTAGTACCTCCTTCTCAGCAACATTCATGATGTATATATATTCCTCTGTCGAAGAAGAGGACCTAGAGAGAAAAGCAGCTGCAAATTCGACCAGTCTAACCCATCAATACGTACCGAAGATATTTGCCACACAACCTGgatatacaacaacaacaacaacaacaagatgtTATGTATGTTTGAGCTTCACCACTATTGTTAATTAAGCAGCGGTACGTATTGCAGTGTTCTGTCTGGCAGAATAATTAGATATTTGGAGCCTAAAGAGAGTAAGTGCGTCGTGTACCTTGACTTGACTGTAGACAAGAGCAGGCAGGTTGACAAATTAAGCACAAGTGCAAGCGCCCTCTAATCTTCTTGTTCGACAGATATTCTGCCAGGCCAAGCAGGTTGACAACAAGCAGGTATGAGGCTTAGCTTGTTGTCAATAACTAGCTAGAGAAGTAGAGAGTACACACGGTCCCTTACTTGATGTGCATACATGCTTGCAGATCGAGGAGGGTGGGCAACTTTGCTTCTCGCTGGCTggtcccttcttccctttgccaaaGCGTGAAGCAAGATATATGTGCGctgctttttctctcttttttggcttTCTCTTTCTAATAAAGAAAAAACGATTCAGATGCTCCAGTGGTAACTGATAAAcacatttcatatatataatttgACACCCAAATATAGCATCTGTTGCGATCTGACAATCAATTCTTGCTATGATTTATTGCATATTTGAGTGAAAATCA
Coding sequences within:
- the LOC123175696 gene encoding uncharacterized protein, translated to MNVAEKEILRADNVHEAAQEMFKIIQLRGRIFCLDCWDGFGASAVLRYMAAMLPSRRNIPELCFDRIIFIDCSKWNNRRAVQRAIAQELTLDRSIMATLDKQDEEDDFKGIGESSRNEIGSVAQVIEQTLTGTKFMMFFLNGSDDEVDIGSFGIPLTRFGKNMMIWTFNRCCLTMHRHVDRLSISSNLRYTHVFIYSFRGARSLIAYEFQELLHQQCATIVARSPSMLDINPTMVKECCLYGLFLHYIFHISTKLDWIAHASNYWICDAIIQGDKARDVSNTLHGEINWEGDATVIDEVLQMLMKYFEHLFLVVKDDDVYKEGSYRWISVTSKNMEICGMQTIPAVTSSLFLAFERSDHPPTLQKGFFEHSNKLGVLVLCFCAFNFASPPFHHCQNLRFLGLDHCTRSKTCEADNHQEWACLYNLLVLDLRYTEWDNILSEEKMDLMKSITELNIEGVRCWRYTAQLQGRLPNLERLRIIKPTCQHETSNDVDNSFTDKKSMKILDFSGNSDMKTLPTSLSKASRLQMLILDGCDGLESIVASGLLPPSLKTFSFDGYGPTRQRTSTVELPPKDFRPPPNEEKKGISTSRISLVGCTQLDNLFLRGLPNLVELDLSGTAIKKLDFKTMVVQVPRLKRLFLIGCKHLRAIISLEKIDHLELVCIDTRAGIVCPYPIIDKHKSFQLHVHAVLADARITHSLRELGWGPKEDVTFNIHITSSPVQFEATSKDKVGPSDQENPQQLIRLASRYSDVLRMVGDPLVQVFLPPAATPKLDRHIEISQGRCHMERHLKESLDSFMGLYAESLHFHDVSTRAITPQGHNPNLWKYLRWCCVERCPKLNTCFPLRSHEYMAGLAGWWMTNWLSKIDPKGFSNLQHLHLCFCPSLQFVLPMRFWSLPSLETLYIIHCGGDLNHVFMQDEMVQTGIGRNRPRILPCPKLTTIHLHDLPKLQKICEVSLLAPALQTIKIKGCWSLRRLPSVRGRSPGEKKPTIEIEKDVWDALEWDADHLPDQFETPVHSRYYKEKLPRVSVLR